From one bacterium Scap17 genomic stretch:
- a CDS encoding phosphonoacetaldehyde hydrolase — MQYHTPDRLQAAIFDWAGTLVDFGSFAPTQIFVEAFAEIGVAISLEEARGPMGMGKWEHIRTLCDDPAIAARFEAARGHAPSDADVTALYERFMPLQIDKIGAHSALIPGALEVINGLRDKGIKIGSCSGYPREVLEQVVARGKGNGLVVDHVVATDEVPKGRPSPAQSLANVIALGITDVAACVKVDDTAPGLLEGRSAGMWTVALTCSGNAMGLDHAAFMALSEAELNERRSAIEAQFAPSGPHFMIDTIAQLPEVIREIEARLARGERP, encoded by the coding sequence ATGCAATATCACACCCCGGATCGCCTGCAGGCTGCCATCTTCGACTGGGCCGGCACCCTGGTGGATTTCGGCTCCTTCGCGCCGACCCAGATCTTCGTCGAGGCCTTCGCGGAAATCGGCGTGGCTATCAGTCTGGAAGAGGCGCGCGGCCCGATGGGCATGGGCAAATGGGAACACATCCGCACCCTGTGTGATGACCCTGCGATCGCGGCCCGTTTCGAGGCGGCCCGTGGCCACGCCCCCAGTGATGCCGATGTCACGGCGCTTTATGAGCGATTCATGCCGCTGCAGATCGACAAGATCGGGGCGCACTCCGCACTGATTCCCGGTGCGCTCGAGGTCATCAACGGGTTGCGCGACAAGGGCATCAAGATCGGCTCATGCTCCGGCTACCCCCGCGAGGTGCTCGAGCAGGTGGTCGCACGGGGCAAGGGCAATGGGCTGGTGGTGGACCATGTCGTGGCCACCGATGAGGTGCCCAAGGGGCGACCCTCTCCGGCGCAGTCTCTGGCCAATGTCATCGCGCTGGGCATCACTGACGTGGCGGCCTGCGTGAAGGTGGATGACACGGCGCCGGGGCTGCTGGAAGGTCGCAGTGCCGGCATGTGGACGGTCGCGCTGACCTGCTCCGGCAACGCCATGGGGCTGGATCACGCGGCGTTCATGGCCCTGTCAGAGGCAGAGCTCAACGAAAGGCGCAGCGCCATCGAAGCTCAGTTCGCGCCATCCGGGCCACACTTCATGATCGACACCATCGCGCAGCTGCCCGAGGTGATCCGCGAGATCGAGGCGCGTCTGGCGCGCGGTGAGCGCCCCTGA
- a CDS encoding drug/metabolite transporter, giving the protein MSPLALGLILISVCLHAGWNLLGKGRAPSLAFFMLAMASGALIFAPLLGLGPSFAVLPGEFWGWLVATGLCQVLYMGGLAWAYARGEVSVLYPIARALPVVLVPLVSLSLLGSQALTVLDLVGMGLIVLGALVLPLSSPQGLRPSTYLSPALGFALLAAVGTTGYSLIDKQALDIMVSVGYSPTSAGAVFLELQAIMTVAWGAPLVMLLPTERRRLPMLWRGERGSMVLTGVMVMATYGLVLVAMTLTAEVSLVVAMRQLSIPLGVMLGVVWLRERAAIAKWIGIVIMLAGLWTVALI; this is encoded by the coding sequence TTGAGCCCACTGGCGCTGGGGCTCATCCTGATCTCGGTCTGTCTGCACGCGGGCTGGAATCTGCTCGGCAAGGGGAGGGCGCCGTCGCTGGCCTTCTTCATGCTGGCCATGGCCAGTGGTGCGCTGATCTTTGCGCCGCTGCTGGGGCTGGGGCCGTCGTTTGCCGTGTTGCCCGGTGAATTCTGGGGCTGGCTGGTGGCCACCGGACTCTGTCAGGTGCTCTACATGGGCGGACTTGCCTGGGCCTATGCGCGCGGCGAGGTCAGTGTGCTGTATCCCATCGCGCGGGCCTTGCCGGTAGTGCTGGTGCCGCTGGTGTCGCTGAGTCTGCTGGGTAGTCAGGCGCTGACAGTGTTGGATCTGGTCGGTATGGGGCTGATCGTGCTCGGCGCGTTGGTGCTGCCCTTGAGCAGTCCGCAGGGCCTGCGCCCCTCGACCTACCTGTCGCCCGCGTTGGGGTTCGCGCTGCTGGCAGCAGTCGGCACCACCGGCTATTCGCTGATCGACAAGCAGGCGCTGGATATCATGGTGAGTGTCGGTTACTCGCCCACCTCGGCGGGCGCTGTCTTCCTGGAGTTGCAGGCCATCATGACCGTCGCCTGGGGCGCACCTCTGGTGATGCTGTTGCCGACTGAGCGTCGTCGCCTGCCGATGCTGTGGCGGGGGGAGCGGGGCAGCATGGTGCTGACTGGCGTGATGGTGATGGCGACCTACGGACTGGTGCTGGTTGCCATGACGCTGACGGCGGAGGTCAGTCTCGTCGTGGCGATGCGTCAACTGTCGATCCCGCTGGGCGTGATGCTCGGCGTGGTCTGGTTGCGCGAGCGAGCGGCGATCGCCAAGTGGATCGGCATCGTCATCATGCTGGCGGGGCTGTGGACCGTTGCGCTGATATAA
- a CDS encoding mannitol dehydrogenase family protein — protein MTRLSNASLTQLDAKAATPNYDRTAVSAGIVHFGVGGFHRAHQAMYLDELMNQGKALDWGIVGVGVMPGDRRMQEALASQDHLYTVVLKHPDGNYEPRVVGSIIDYRFAPDSPEAVIELMADPAIRIVSLTVTEGGYNFHPVSGEFNLENADVQHDLANPGKAKTSFGLITEALARRRERGVAPFTVMSCDNIEGNGNVAHKMFTAYARARDAELSAWIEAEVPFPNSMVDRITPVTTPADIEELSSRFGVEDAWPVVCEPFTQWVLEDHFANGRPAFEDAGVQPVEDVEPYELMKLRLLNAGHQALCYFGYLAGYRYAHEACNDPLIVDFLLGYMNEEARPTLAQLPGIDLDAHCRTLIERFANPEVKDTLARLCAETSDRIPKFLIPVAHAQLKTDGELRRTAAVVASWARYAEGVDEQGETIDVVDPLKDELMERASRQREEPTAFLDNRELFGDLVDQPRFRDAYLAALKSLHDNGARATLEMLVADAK, from the coding sequence ATGACCCGTCTCTCCAATGCCAGTCTGACTCAGCTGGACGCCAAGGCAGCCACTCCGAACTATGATCGCACTGCAGTCAGCGCCGGTATCGTCCACTTCGGCGTGGGCGGTTTCCATCGTGCGCACCAGGCCATGTACCTCGACGAGCTGATGAATCAGGGCAAGGCGCTGGACTGGGGCATCGTCGGCGTCGGCGTGATGCCGGGCGACCGCCGCATGCAGGAAGCCCTGGCCTCGCAGGACCACCTCTACACCGTGGTACTCAAGCACCCGGACGGCAACTATGAGCCGCGCGTGGTGGGGTCCATCATCGATTACCGCTTTGCCCCGGATTCTCCGGAGGCCGTCATCGAGCTGATGGCCGACCCGGCGATCCGCATCGTCTCTCTGACCGTCACCGAAGGGGGTTACAACTTCCACCCGGTCAGCGGCGAATTCAATCTCGAGAACGCCGACGTCCAGCACGACCTGGCCAACCCGGGGAAAGCCAAGACCAGCTTCGGCCTGATCACCGAAGCCCTGGCCCGTCGCCGCGAGCGTGGCGTCGCCCCGTTCACCGTGATGTCCTGTGACAACATCGAAGGCAACGGCAATGTCGCTCACAAGATGTTCACTGCCTACGCGCGTGCACGTGATGCAGAACTGTCGGCATGGATCGAAGCTGAAGTGCCCTTCCCCAACTCCATGGTCGACCGCATTACGCCGGTGACCACGCCGGCTGACATCGAAGAGCTGTCCTCACGTTTCGGCGTGGAAGACGCCTGGCCGGTGGTCTGCGAGCCCTTCACCCAGTGGGTGCTGGAAGACCACTTCGCCAATGGCCGCCCGGCCTTTGAAGATGCCGGCGTGCAGCCGGTGGAAGATGTCGAGCCCTATGAGCTGATGAAGCTGCGTCTGCTCAATGCCGGTCACCAGGCGCTGTGCTACTTCGGGTATCTGGCCGGCTATCGCTACGCGCATGAAGCCTGCAACGACCCGCTGATCGTCGACTTCCTGCTCGGCTACATGAACGAGGAAGCTCGCCCGACGCTGGCCCAGCTGCCGGGTATCGATCTCGACGCCCATTGCCGCACCCTGATCGAGCGTTTCGCCAACCCGGAAGTCAAGGACACCCTCGCGCGTCTGTGCGCCGAGACCTCCGACCGCATTCCGAAGTTCCTGATCCCGGTGGCACACGCACAGCTCAAGACCGACGGCGAACTGCGTCGTACCGCAGCCGTCGTGGCCAGCTGGGCACGTTATGCCGAAGGCGTGGACGAGCAAGGCGAGACCATCGACGTGGTCGACCCGCTGAAGGACGAGCTGATGGAGCGTGCCAGCCGTCAGCGCGAAGAGCCGACTGCCTTCCTGGACAACCGTGAACTGTTCGGTGATCTGGTCGATCAGCCGCGCTTCCGCGACGCCTACCTGGCAGCGCTGAAGAGCCTGCACGACAACGGCGCACGCGCCACGCTGGAAATGCTGGTGGCAGACGCCAAGTAA
- a CDS encoding RcnB family protein has product MRTRTLTILMMIFTLLGAPLAQAGPHDRGHGHHDRGHGHHDRGHHHGKHHKKHYKQKRHHERHRHEARRHHQWRRGDHLPRHYYSDSRYWVKDWHHRHLSKPPRGHRWLNIDGRYVLAAVAGGAITAIILNR; this is encoded by the coding sequence ATGCGAACGCGCACACTGACCATTCTGATGATGATATTCACGCTGCTGGGAGCCCCGCTGGCTCAGGCAGGACCGCACGATAGAGGCCATGGGCATCATGACCGTGGGCATGGCCACCACGACCGCGGCCATCATCACGGAAAACATCATAAGAAGCACTATAAGCAGAAGCGTCACCATGAACGCCACCGTCATGAGGCGCGACGCCACCACCAGTGGCGCCGTGGCGATCATCTGCCGCGTCATTACTATTCCGACAGCCGCTACTGGGTGAAGGACTGGCACCATCGCCACCTATCCAAGCCGCCGCGTGGGCATCGCTGGCTCAACATCGACGGGCGCTATGTACTGGCGGCGGTGGCGGGTGGCGCGATCACGGCCATCATTCTCAATCGCTGA
- a CDS encoding helix-turn-helix domain-containing protein: MQYWVKYGYQARHFSHGSPKWTPSWRSCLSLPQHDLKARALALHRHKQRQTPPQQMNTMEHADMTPHQETPIALKHRERKAGAIGDNLKALRKEKGLTIAAVASASGISAASVSRIENGRISPTFEAIVNLAKGLKVDVSELFYHTEDTSFRGWLALTRAQEGDVIETPNYRYRPLCNNVASKEYMVLETTVLNRSLEEFGGLQKHSGQEQIIVTSGEVTVWTELYDPILLRVGDSLAFDSTLGHAITYNGDTPATMTWVCSAYA, translated from the coding sequence ATGCAATATTGGGTCAAATATGGATATCAGGCTCGACATTTTTCTCATGGGAGCCCTAAATGGACGCCATCATGGCGTTCATGCCTCTCCCTGCCGCAGCATGACCTGAAAGCTCGTGCTCTTGCGCTACATCGGCATAAGCAGCGACAGACGCCACCCCAGCAGATGAACACGATGGAGCACGCTGACATGACACCCCACCAGGAAACGCCGATCGCCCTGAAGCACCGAGAACGCAAGGCAGGCGCCATTGGTGACAATCTAAAGGCACTACGCAAGGAGAAGGGGCTGACCATCGCGGCCGTGGCCAGCGCGTCAGGTATCTCGGCGGCCAGCGTGTCGAGAATCGAGAATGGACGCATCTCACCGACCTTCGAGGCGATCGTGAACCTCGCCAAAGGCCTGAAGGTGGATGTCAGCGAGCTGTTCTATCACACGGAGGACACGTCATTTCGGGGTTGGCTCGCCTTGACGCGAGCGCAGGAGGGAGACGTCATCGAGACGCCCAACTACCGCTATCGACCGCTTTGCAACAATGTGGCGTCCAAGGAATACATGGTATTGGAAACCACCGTGCTCAATCGCAGTCTCGAGGAGTTCGGCGGCCTGCAAAAACATTCCGGCCAGGAACAGATCATCGTGACCAGCGGCGAGGTGACGGTCTGGACCGAACTCTACGACCCCATCCTGCTCAGGGTCGGTGACAGCCTGGCCTTCGACAGCACCCTCGGACACGCCATCACCTACAACGGTGACACCCCGGCGACCATGACCTGGGTTTGCAGCGCCTACGCCTGA
- a CDS encoding C4-dicarboxylate ABC transporter substrate-binding protein, whose translation MYNFKKQLLGMGIAASLLATATTQAADIEWKMATPWGGGPWLERDAKTFADYANELTDGDVSIQVFPGGTLGGALRVTNTVKSGVAQISHNYINYDYGTDPTAALLAGHSSGLTPEEFMLWMYEGGGVELYEAFRREVFGVVAFPCSTLGTEIFLHSSKKVQTLEDFQGLRLRTSGAWAEIASRLGASTVVMAGSDIYTALDRGVIDAAEWGSPELNKPTGFQNVAQYVILPGIHQSGGILECEVNVEAWDGLSEAQQSQLRLAGKLSVFESWLDSSFADLKAFKELEEGPNEIVQLDQSFIDAIYDETRAWEDEKAGENEWFARVLESQRTFKQNMTTWQDYRLPIGGMGR comes from the coding sequence ATGTACAACTTCAAGAAACAGCTCCTCGGCATGGGTATCGCTGCCAGCCTGTTGGCGACTGCCACGACTCAGGCGGCGGACATCGAGTGGAAGATGGCGACACCGTGGGGCGGTGGGCCCTGGCTTGAACGGGATGCCAAAACCTTCGCGGACTATGCAAACGAATTGACCGATGGTGATGTGAGCATCCAGGTGTTCCCCGGCGGCACCTTGGGCGGCGCGCTGCGTGTCACCAATACCGTGAAGTCCGGTGTCGCACAGATCAGCCATAACTACATCAACTATGACTACGGAACTGACCCGACGGCAGCGCTGCTGGCCGGGCACTCCAGCGGCCTGACGCCGGAAGAATTCATGCTGTGGATGTACGAGGGCGGCGGCGTCGAGCTCTATGAAGCCTTCCGTCGCGAGGTATTCGGCGTCGTGGCCTTCCCGTGCTCGACTCTGGGCACCGAGATATTCCTGCACTCGAGCAAGAAGGTGCAGACGCTTGAAGACTTCCAGGGCCTGCGCCTGAGAACCTCCGGTGCCTGGGCGGAGATCGCCTCGCGGCTGGGTGCCTCCACCGTGGTGATGGCCGGCAGTGACATCTATACGGCGCTGGACCGGGGGGTGATCGATGCGGCGGAGTGGGGAAGTCCTGAGCTCAACAAGCCGACCGGTTTCCAGAATGTGGCGCAGTACGTCATCTTGCCCGGCATCCATCAGTCGGGCGGCATTCTTGAGTGTGAAGTGAATGTCGAGGCCTGGGACGGCCTGAGCGAAGCCCAGCAGAGCCAGTTGCGCCTCGCGGGCAAGCTGAGCGTGTTCGAGTCCTGGCTGGATAGCTCCTTTGCCGATCTCAAGGCCTTCAAGGAGCTGGAGGAAGGCCCCAACGAAATCGTGCAGCTGGACCAATCCTTCATCGATGCCATCTACGACGAGACGCGCGCCTGGGAAGACGAGAAGGCGGGCGAGAACGAGTGGTTCGCACGTGTGCTCGAGTCGCAACGTACCTTCAAGCAGAACATGACGACCTGGCAGGACTACCGTTTGCCGATCGGGGGAATGGGGCGCTGA
- a CDS encoding TRAP transporter small permease subunit, whose translation MKIVAVIERQTRWAGYLGAVLILPLVLALVYEVFSRYVLGRPTLWAYEVSYMVMGAIFMLGMANALRVGQHVSVDVLSQNFAPRLRAGVHLACYAVLLPVLMWLVWELWFYALEAFSSNERSGRSAWNPVIWPVFGVWWLGFVYLTLQVIAEILKLWSTLLGHDHGAEVSS comes from the coding sequence ATGAAAATCGTCGCTGTCATTGAGCGCCAGACCCGCTGGGCCGGGTATCTGGGGGCAGTCTTGATACTGCCGCTGGTGCTTGCGTTGGTCTATGAAGTCTTCAGTCGTTATGTGCTGGGAAGGCCCACCTTGTGGGCGTATGAAGTCAGCTACATGGTGATGGGTGCCATCTTCATGCTTGGCATGGCCAATGCCCTGCGTGTCGGCCAGCACGTCAGTGTGGATGTGTTGAGCCAGAATTTTGCACCGCGTCTCAGGGCGGGAGTTCATCTGGCCTGCTATGCGGTATTGCTGCCGGTATTGATGTGGCTTGTCTGGGAGCTTTGGTTCTATGCGCTCGAGGCGTTCTCCAGCAATGAGCGCTCCGGACGTTCTGCCTGGAATCCGGTGATCTGGCCGGTCTTCGGCGTGTGGTGGTTGGGCTTTGTCTATCTGACGCTGCAGGTGATCGCGGAGATATTGAAACTCTGGAGCACACTGCTGGGCCATGATCATGGCGCGGAGGTGTCCTCATGA
- a CDS encoding TRAP transporter large permease subunit, with amino-acid sequence MSDFIALIMFPALIALIVLGFPIAFSMIVVATVFGVAQFGDAAAYQLLTKIEDTASNSILAAVPLFIFMGAMLENSGIAERLFGAIHLWTRRMPGGLGVGAVIMGTIFAAASGVVGATEAVIGMLAVPVMLKHQYDKSLISGTICASGSLGTAIPPSITVVILGPVAGVSVGSLFSGLLIPGLLMALLFLLYIVVVCALKPALAPRLKEDEQHPGWGKLLTITLSALLPTMSLILVVLGTILMGIATPTEAAACGALGSVLLALGYRNLTLSILWNAAIRTLNITAMILLIVLGGNMFAGVFFASGGMATVQSLLLDTGLSPWLILGAILLIAFLAGFVLDMISVVLIVIPVAMPVIGLLGFDEIWFCVAFLIVMQTSYLTPPLAPSIFYLRAITPPEVTLKHMYKGVMPFIFLQLMVLALILVFPGLALWLPDAISGPSWK; translated from the coding sequence ATGAGCGACTTCATTGCCCTTATCATGTTCCCTGCGCTCATCGCTCTGATCGTGCTCGGTTTCCCGATCGCCTTCTCGATGATCGTCGTCGCTACCGTCTTTGGTGTTGCCCAGTTCGGGGATGCCGCGGCCTATCAACTGCTGACCAAGATCGAGGACACGGCGTCCAACTCCATTCTGGCTGCCGTGCCCCTGTTCATCTTCATGGGCGCGATGCTCGAGAATTCCGGCATTGCCGAGCGACTGTTCGGGGCCATCCATCTGTGGACACGCCGGATGCCCGGCGGACTGGGCGTCGGCGCGGTCATCATGGGCACCATCTTCGCCGCTGCCAGTGGTGTCGTCGGGGCCACCGAGGCCGTGATCGGCATGCTGGCGGTGCCTGTCATGCTCAAGCACCAATATGACAAGTCGCTGATCTCCGGCACTATCTGTGCCAGTGGCTCATTGGGCACGGCGATTCCGCCTTCCATTACCGTGGTCATTCTCGGGCCTGTCGCGGGTGTCTCAGTCGGATCACTGTTCAGTGGTCTGCTGATCCCGGGCCTGCTGATGGCGCTGCTGTTCCTCCTCTATATCGTCGTGGTCTGTGCGCTGAAGCCAGCCCTTGCGCCGCGACTCAAGGAAGATGAGCAGCATCCGGGGTGGGGCAAGCTGCTCACCATTACCCTGAGTGCGCTGCTGCCGACCATGAGTCTGATTCTGGTGGTGCTGGGCACGATTCTGATGGGCATCGCCACGCCGACGGAAGCGGCAGCCTGTGGGGCGCTCGGCTCCGTATTGCTGGCACTGGGGTATCGCAATCTCACGCTGTCCATCCTGTGGAACGCGGCGATACGCACACTCAACATCACCGCGATGATTCTGCTGATCGTGCTGGGCGGCAACATGTTCGCGGGCGTCTTCTTCGCCTCCGGCGGGATGGCCACCGTCCAGTCGCTGCTGCTGGATACCGGCTTGAGCCCGTGGCTGATTCTTGGCGCCATCCTGCTGATCGCCTTCCTGGCCGGTTTCGTGCTCGACATGATCTCGGTGGTCCTGATCGTCATCCCTGTGGCGATGCCGGTCATCGGCCTGCTCGGGTTCGATGAGATCTGGTTCTGCGTGGCCTTCCTGATCGTGATGCAGACGAGTTATCTGACACCGCCGTTGGCGCCCTCCATCTTCTATCTGCGTGCCATCACGCCTCCTGAAGTGACGCTGAAGCACATGTACAAGGGGGTGATGCCCTTCATCTTCCTGCAGCTGATGGTGTTGGCGCTGATCCTGGTCTTCCCGGGGCTGGCGCTGTGGCTGCCTGATGCCATCAGCGGACCGTCATGGAAATGA
- a CDS encoding Ldh family oxidoreductase, whose protein sequence is MKEAAGMDVNLDRAALKALCHKVLSRHGFSEPHVAAMSDALVAAEMDGCRSHGLYRLMGFVATLNNGGVVPDAVPVVEDTAPSIVKVDAKGGFSSLAFQQGVPELLSKARANGIAILAINHCVHGTALWVEIERLTREGLVAIACNPTQSYMAPYGGSQPLLGTNPIAFGWPRGDGNPYVFDFATSAIARGDIELHRRQGDEIPLGWGVDREGTPSQDPAEVLDHGAMLPFGDHKGSALAIMIELIAGPLIGDMLSIESSEHDQGKGSLPYHGELIIAIDPARLTGGSTQQNMLRSERLFELVKQQGARLSSERRFKARQKHQEQGVTLSRALYDDILKLAS, encoded by the coding sequence ATGAAGGAAGCGGCAGGAATGGACGTCAATCTCGATCGGGCAGCGCTCAAGGCGCTATGTCACAAGGTGTTGAGCCGTCATGGCTTCAGTGAGCCACACGTCGCTGCCATGAGTGATGCGCTGGTGGCGGCGGAAATGGACGGTTGTCGCTCCCATGGGCTCTATCGCCTGATGGGGTTCGTCGCGACGCTGAACAATGGCGGAGTGGTGCCGGACGCCGTGCCGGTGGTCGAGGATACGGCGCCTTCCATCGTCAAGGTGGATGCCAAGGGTGGCTTCTCGTCGCTGGCCTTCCAGCAGGGCGTACCTGAACTGCTCAGCAAGGCGCGAGCCAACGGCATTGCCATTCTGGCCATCAATCATTGCGTGCATGGCACGGCATTGTGGGTCGAGATCGAGAGGTTGACGCGGGAAGGGCTGGTTGCCATCGCCTGCAACCCGACCCAGTCGTACATGGCACCCTATGGAGGCAGCCAGCCCCTGCTGGGCACCAACCCCATTGCCTTCGGCTGGCCGCGCGGGGATGGCAACCCTTACGTGTTCGACTTCGCGACCAGCGCCATCGCACGTGGCGATATCGAGCTGCATCGTCGTCAGGGAGATGAGATCCCGCTGGGCTGGGGAGTCGATCGAGAGGGTACGCCGTCACAGGACCCTGCCGAAGTGCTGGATCATGGGGCGATGTTGCCCTTCGGGGATCACAAGGGCTCTGCGCTGGCGATCATGATCGAGCTGATCGCAGGGCCGCTGATCGGTGACATGCTGAGTATCGAGTCCAGCGAACACGATCAAGGCAAGGGCAGCCTGCCGTATCATGGTGAGCTGATCATCGCGATCGACCCCGCGCGCCTCACGGGTGGCAGCACCCAGCAGAACATGCTGCGCTCTGAAAGGCTGTTCGAACTCGTGAAGCAGCAGGGCGCAAGGCTCTCCTCCGAGCGTCGCTTCAAGGCTCGCCAGAAGCATCAAGAACAGGGCGTCACGCTGTCGAGAGCCTTGTATGACGATATTCTAAAGCTGGCCTCATGA
- a CDS encoding ADP-ribosylglycohydrolase family protein, whose translation MTSRFRGCLLGGAVGDALGAPVEFLSHEEIQARFGSDGIRDYAPAYGGLGRITDDTQMTLFTAEGLLRSHVRGCLRGITTQGSLVNSAYERWLYTQGERSRQDTEQEWLDSGWLIKQGELHSRRAPGMTCLAALKHVRRYSDTAQNDSKGCGGVMRVAPIGLFAHVMGASHEMCFALGEEVCALTHGHVTGQLTGGVLAVMIQCLVAGDSMAQALAHAMRILERKPGCEETMQALQQARELAESGTAPQVAVVMLGLGWIAEEALAMSVYCALTARDFRSAIQLAVNHDGDSDSTGAITGNLLGAQWGEEVIPSDWLAPLELRDVIGEIGQDLHDCPRWELYTNGGGKDERWVWEKYPGY comes from the coding sequence ATGACATCGCGGTTTCGTGGTTGCCTGTTGGGTGGTGCGGTGGGTGACGCCTTAGGGGCGCCGGTGGAATTCCTGTCACACGAGGAGATCCAGGCACGCTTTGGAAGTGATGGCATACGTGACTATGCACCAGCCTACGGTGGGCTGGGGCGGATTACCGATGATACGCAGATGACGCTGTTTACCGCTGAGGGGCTGTTGCGCAGTCATGTGCGTGGCTGTCTGAGAGGCATCACGACGCAAGGCAGTCTGGTCAACAGTGCCTATGAACGTTGGCTTTACACCCAGGGTGAACGCTCGCGGCAGGATACCGAGCAGGAATGGCTGGACAGTGGCTGGCTGATCAAGCAAGGCGAGCTCCATTCGCGCCGCGCCCCGGGCATGACATGTCTGGCAGCGTTAAAGCATGTGCGTCGCTACAGTGACACTGCGCAGAATGACAGCAAGGGCTGTGGCGGTGTGATGCGCGTCGCGCCGATTGGTCTGTTCGCGCATGTGATGGGAGCCTCCCATGAGATGTGCTTCGCACTCGGGGAAGAGGTCTGCGCGCTGACCCATGGGCATGTGACCGGCCAGCTGACGGGCGGCGTGCTGGCGGTGATGATCCAATGTCTGGTGGCGGGGGATTCGATGGCACAGGCACTTGCGCACGCCATGCGCATTCTCGAGCGCAAGCCGGGCTGCGAAGAGACCATGCAGGCTCTGCAGCAAGCCCGCGAGCTTGCCGAGTCCGGCACTGCGCCGCAGGTGGCTGTCGTGATGCTGGGACTGGGCTGGATCGCGGAAGAGGCCCTGGCGATGTCCGTGTATTGCGCACTCACGGCGCGGGATTTCCGCTCCGCGATTCAGCTGGCGGTCAATCACGACGGGGATTCTGATTCTACGGGCGCCATCACGGGCAATCTGCTCGGGGCGCAATGGGGAGAAGAAGTGATACCGAGTGACTGGCTGGCCCCACTTGAACTGCGAGATGTCATCGGTGAGATCGGGCAGGATCTCCACGATTGTCCGCGCTGGGAGCTCTACACCAACGGCGGTGGCAAGGATGAACGGTGGGTCTGGGAGAAATACCCGGGTTATTGA